DNA sequence from the Candidatus Kaistella beijingensis genome:
TTGATAAAGGACCGGATTAAGACTTTCATCATTATACATCTTCATCTGCTTGTAAACTTTCATCTTAACTTTACCGTTCTCAATATCAAAAATCAATTGATCTATTGCTTCTGACAAGTCTTTCTTTTGTTCGAGCAACACATTTAATTTATCTGAACATTTCTGTCTGTGTTCTTCATCAGCTGAAGTTCTGTTGGCTTCGAGCGACATGTGATAAACTTTTAAGGCCAAAATCGATAATCTGTCCACTGCCCAAGCTGGAGTTTCAGTGTTGATTTTTGCATCCGAATTTGGAGCGATATTTTCGTATTTCTGTAGGAACCAACTGTCGATAAACTCCACCAAGTCAGTTCTTTGCTGATTAGAGGAGTCTATTCTTCTTTTTAATTTCAAAGCTTCAGTTGGGTCAATATTTTCGTCGCGAATAATATCTTCCAAATGCCATTGAACGGTATCAATCCAGTTTTTTGCGTACAAAAGCCGTTCCAAACTCTCACTTTCGAAAGGGTTTTTTATCGGTGTATCTACATGATCGTTAATGTGATAATCTGAAATTGAAGCGTTAAAAATTTCCCAGGCTTGATCAGTAAAACTCATAGCAGCGATTTAGTTCGTGGTACCTGAATTGCTTTTTGGTTCTTCCGGTTTTTTGTCTTCTTCTTTCACGGCATCTTTAAATTCCTTAATTCCGGAACCTAATCCGCGCATCATTTCGGGGATTTTCTTTCCGCCGAAAAGTACGAGCAAAAGAATAGCTACAATTAATAGATGCTGCCAAGAAAGCGCCATTATTGTTAATGTTTCCATTTCTAAAATTTTCTGTAAAGTTAAAGTATTTTTTTTAGTTCACCCAACCAAGCGGATCCACCGGATTGCTTCCGTTCCAAATTTGGAAATCGAGGGTATAGCTTCCGTCAAAATCTTCGCCGACACTTCCGATAGAAGTTCCTGCCGAAACTTGTTGGTTTGCCGAAACCATCGTGGTTGCAAGGTTTGCGTAAATTGTGAAATAATCGCCATGTTTCACAATCACAGTTTTCAAGCCGTCACCAGAAGCGATTACTCGGGAAACGGTTCCTGGTGC
Encoded proteins:
- a CDS encoding DUF4254 domain-containing protein; the protein is MSFTDQAWEIFNASISDYHINDHVDTPIKNPFESESLERLLYAKNWIDTVQWHLEDIIRDENIDPTEALKLKRRIDSSNQQRTDLVEFIDSWFLQKYENIAPNSDAKINTETPAWAVDRLSILALKVYHMSLEANRTSADEEHRQKCSDKLNVLLEQKKDLSEAIDQLIFDIENGKVKMKVYKQMKMYNDESLNPVLYQNQKNG
- a CDS encoding twin-arginine translocase TatA/TatE family subunit, which produces METLTIMALSWQHLLIVAILLLVLFGGKKIPEMMRGLGSGIKEFKDAVKEEDKKPEEPKSNSGTTN